A single region of the Biomaibacter acetigenes genome encodes:
- a CDS encoding sodium:solute symporter family protein — MLDLTAAHIVGIFITLVGITLVGIYSGRNIKSSADFAVGGRRAGSLIVAGTIIGTLVGGASTIGTAQLAFVYGFSAWWFNLGAGIGCLILALFFAKPLYNTNKHTVPQMLAEEFGPGAGPISSLFASLGIFLSVVAQVLSAVALLTAMLNISPLTAAIVSVILMAAYVVFGGVWGTGLVGIAKLLLIYLSMLVGGVIAFSGGGGLAGYKAVFPAFPYFSLFGRGFWIDFAAGFSLVIGVLSTQTYIQAVISGRSLKEAKAGTLISAAVIPPIGVAGTFIGLYMRIHFPDINPALAFPYFVLKTLNPWFGGIVLAALLIATVGGGAGLALGISTIFTNDIYSRYINKEADDASKLKFTRFMIVFVLALTLVFIAGNIKSLILNWNFMSMGLRGAGIFIPLCAALFFKGRINKNFAIFSMVIGPLSMLLGKNLLPQNIDPLFLGIAMNFITILIGFMWESIKERVSEKWDTADSHSKP; from the coding sequence ATGCTGGATTTGACGGCAGCGCATATTGTAGGTATTTTTATTACACTGGTAGGCATCACCCTGGTGGGGATATATTCCGGCAGGAACATAAAAAGCTCCGCAGATTTTGCCGTAGGCGGCCGCAGGGCCGGTTCCCTGATAGTGGCGGGCACCATCATAGGAACTCTGGTGGGCGGAGCTTCTACTATCGGAACGGCTCAACTGGCCTTCGTATACGGTTTTTCGGCCTGGTGGTTCAATCTTGGCGCGGGGATTGGATGCCTGATTCTGGCATTGTTCTTCGCAAAGCCCCTTTATAATACGAATAAACACACCGTTCCCCAGATGCTGGCGGAAGAATTTGGACCCGGAGCGGGTCCCATATCCAGCCTCTTCGCTTCCCTGGGAATTTTTTTGAGCGTTGTAGCCCAGGTGCTCTCTGCGGTAGCCCTTTTGACAGCCATGTTGAATATATCGCCCCTTACGGCTGCGATAGTTTCAGTCATATTGATGGCGGCCTATGTGGTATTTGGCGGCGTATGGGGCACGGGCCTTGTGGGGATAGCCAAGCTTTTGCTCATTTATCTTTCCATGCTGGTGGGAGGCGTTATCGCCTTTTCGGGTGGAGGAGGGCTTGCAGGTTATAAAGCCGTATTTCCCGCTTTTCCATACTTCAGCCTTTTCGGCAGGGGATTCTGGATAGATTTTGCGGCGGGCTTTTCCCTGGTAATAGGGGTCCTATCGACTCAAACCTATATACAGGCGGTCATTTCGGGGAGGAGTTTAAAAGAGGCGAAAGCCGGAACGTTAATAAGCGCCGCGGTAATTCCGCCCATAGGTGTGGCTGGAACTTTTATCGGGTTATATATGAGGATACATTTCCCTGATATAAATCCAGCCCTGGCCTTTCCTTACTTCGTGCTAAAAACGTTGAACCCATGGTTTGGAGGCATCGTGCTGGCGGCCCTCCTCATAGCCACCGTGGGCGGGGGAGCCGGGCTGGCCCTGGGTATCAGCACCATATTCACAAATGACATTTACAGCCGTTATATAAATAAAGAGGCCGACGATGCCTCGAAGCTAAAATTTACGAGGTTTATGATAGTCTTTGTGCTGGCCCTTACCCTGGTGTTTATCGCTGGCAACATTAAATCCCTGATACTCAATTGGAACTTCATGTCCATGGGGCTCAGGGGCGCAGGGATTTTTATTCCGCTATGTGCCGCACTTTTCTTCAAGGGCAGGATAAACAAAAATTTCGCCATCTTCTCCATGGTGATAGGGCCGCTTTCCATGCTTTTAGGCAAAAACCTTCTACCCCAAAATATCGATCCGCTCTTTCTGGGGATAGCAATGAATTTTATTACCATTCTAATTGGATTTATGTGGGAAAGCATAAAGGAAAGGGTCTCGGAAAAATGGGACACGGCCGATTCCCACAGTAAGCCATAA
- a CDS encoding heparan-alpha-glucosaminide N-acetyltransferase, which yields MKRIVEIDFFRGIAIFLMMIFHTVFNLNYFLGMNIEYAKGFWYYEGKLSAIMFMVLAGISSNFSKRTTKRGLKIFALGMLLTAITFLLDREMYIKFGILHFMGISYLLSPLLKKIDTGISFLLGITIIIIGDIFYELTVNSPQLYPLGLMNKDFASLDYYPLFPYLGVFIFGIIFYRMVYMRGKRILPMDLKPNLLSEMGRYSLVIYLFHQPVILGLLYLSKYLNLF from the coding sequence GTGAAAAGGATAGTTGAAATCGACTTTTTTCGGGGAATTGCCATATTTCTGATGATGATTTTTCATACGGTATTCAACTTGAATTATTTTTTAGGCATGAATATAGAATATGCTAAGGGCTTCTGGTACTATGAGGGAAAGCTTTCGGCCATAATGTTCATGGTTCTGGCCGGGATTAGTTCCAATTTCAGCAAAAGGACAACAAAAAGAGGGCTCAAGATCTTTGCCCTCGGCATGCTGCTTACAGCAATAACCTTCTTACTGGACAGAGAAATGTATATAAAGTTCGGTATACTTCATTTCATGGGTATAAGTTATTTGCTTTCGCCTTTATTAAAAAAAATAGATACGGGAATATCTTTTTTGCTAGGTATAACTATTATAATAATCGGAGATATTTTTTATGAGTTGACGGTTAATTCTCCTCAATTGTATCCCCTGGGGCTCATGAATAAAGATTTCGCATCCCTCGACTATTATCCTCTTTTCCCATATCTCGGCGTGTTCATATTCGGAATCATTTTTTATAGAATGGTGTATATGCGGGGAAAAAGAATTCTGCCCATGGATTTAAAACCCAATCTATTGTCAGAAATGGGCCGGTATTCCCTCGTCATCTATCTCTTCCATCAGCCGGTGATACTGGGATTATTGTATCTATCAAAATATCTTAACCTTTTTTAA
- a CDS encoding BglG family transcription antiterminator, whose translation MDERCAQLLNTIISADKPVKISELAKQFNVSPRTIRYDLDRIDNFLMDNNLPQLARKPNCGVQFPGSFELKEKALSLLEGIDSYNYVLSPEERQKVILSELFQAKDYMTIENLAEMLSVSRGSVINDLKKVKEWLIDQNLELESSPRYGIKVLGNEKDLRRAVVNLLTENVEMEKALNIIKAPIHRRIGVAVDRQLKKLFEDLDIAPIEEAVRLAEEQLGTIFSDGAYSGLVIHLALALKRIQLGKDITMPREELSGLGLTKEFAVASSMVKRLEESYNVKIPTDEIGYITIHLLGGKVAASEMYMKENWAVLQTLTAKIIEVIQSKLGIDFSADDELYKGLMEHLGPTIYRLKHGLPLKNPILEEIKTNYEHIFHVVKGGLKALEEYVGTRIPDEEAGYIAIHFGAALERSKSTGARIYRALVVCGTGIGTAKLLSSRLRVEFSNIQIAGTIASHQVKEKFLNEDKNIDLIISTVPTYCDSMPEIIVNPLLPPEDVEKINRYINLHPPKNIERKQGFKPSIEEILAIIERYCTIKSRKELIRALAEYLNLPLYERSKGVVKPVLKDLLTEKTIKLNVDAKDWEEAVRIGGEILVENGFVEPRYVDAMVRTVREMGPYIVIAPGIAMPHARPEDGVKQVCMSLITLKEPVEFGNIDNDPVKTVICLGAVDNSTHLKALSDLMNLLNDDIKLDSIRKSKEMRNILDTIQIIGEQKAV comes from the coding sequence ATGGATGAAAGGTGCGCACAACTTCTAAATACCATAATTTCGGCCGATAAGCCTGTTAAGATATCCGAGCTGGCGAAACAATTTAACGTGTCGCCCAGGACTATCCGCTATGACCTGGACAGAATAGATAATTTTTTAATGGACAACAATTTGCCACAATTGGCGAGAAAACCAAACTGCGGTGTGCAGTTTCCCGGCTCTTTCGAATTAAAAGAAAAAGCCCTATCTTTACTTGAGGGCATTGACAGCTATAATTATGTGCTGTCTCCCGAAGAAAGGCAAAAGGTCATCCTGAGCGAACTTTTTCAGGCAAAGGATTATATGACCATAGAGAACCTGGCAGAAATGCTTAGCGTCAGTCGTGGAAGTGTAATAAATGATCTGAAAAAGGTGAAGGAATGGCTTATAGACCAGAATCTGGAACTTGAATCCTCGCCCAGGTATGGCATAAAAGTCCTGGGAAACGAAAAAGATCTCCGCCGGGCTGTCGTAAACCTCCTTACCGAAAATGTGGAAATGGAAAAGGCTCTCAACATAATAAAAGCTCCCATTCACCGGCGTATAGGTGTGGCGGTGGACCGTCAGCTAAAGAAATTGTTTGAAGATCTGGACATCGCCCCTATAGAAGAAGCTGTGCGCCTGGCGGAAGAACAACTGGGGACGATATTTTCCGACGGAGCTTACTCGGGGCTGGTCATACACCTGGCACTGGCTTTAAAGAGGATCCAGTTGGGAAAAGATATTACCATGCCGAGAGAAGAGCTGTCGGGCCTCGGTCTCACAAAAGAATTCGCCGTAGCGTCAAGTATGGTTAAAAGATTGGAAGAAAGTTATAATGTGAAAATTCCGACGGATGAGATAGGATATATTACCATCCACCTGCTTGGCGGCAAAGTTGCGGCCTCAGAAATGTACATGAAAGAAAATTGGGCAGTGCTCCAGACTCTGACCGCAAAAATCATAGAAGTCATTCAGAGCAAACTGGGGATCGATTTTTCAGCGGATGACGAACTTTACAAGGGCTTGATGGAACACCTGGGGCCCACCATATACCGCTTAAAACACGGATTGCCTTTAAAAAATCCCATTCTCGAAGAAATCAAGACAAATTATGAACACATATTTCATGTGGTAAAAGGTGGATTGAAAGCACTGGAAGAATATGTAGGAACAAGAATCCCCGATGAAGAAGCAGGATACATCGCCATTCATTTCGGCGCGGCTCTGGAAAGGAGCAAATCCACCGGTGCCAGGATATACAGGGCGCTGGTGGTCTGCGGCACCGGCATAGGCACGGCCAAGCTGCTGTCATCAAGATTAAGGGTAGAATTTTCCAATATTCAAATAGCTGGCACCATAGCGAGCCATCAGGTAAAAGAAAAATTTTTGAATGAAGATAAAAATATTGATCTCATAATATCCACGGTGCCCACTTACTGCGACAGCATGCCGGAGATAATTGTAAACCCCCTACTGCCGCCGGAGGACGTGGAAAAGATAAACCGGTATATAAACCTTCATCCTCCGAAAAACATTGAAAGAAAACAGGGTTTTAAGCCTTCTATAGAAGAAATCCTGGCAATTATAGAGAGATACTGTACCATCAAATCTCGCAAAGAACTTATCCGCGCTCTTGCAGAGTATTTGAATTTACCGCTTTATGAAAGGTCGAAGGGAGTTGTCAAGCCGGTGTTAAAAGATTTATTGACAGAAAAAACCATAAAGTTAAATGTCGATGCAAAAGATTGGGAAGAGGCCGTAAGGATAGGAGGTGAGATATTAGTAGAAAACGGTTTTGTAGAACCCCGTTACGTGGATGCCATGGTCAGGACCGTCAGGGAAATGGGTCCCTACATCGTCATCGCCCCGGGCATTGCCATGCCCCATGCCCGCCCGGAAGATGGAGTAAAACAGGTCTGCATGAGTTTAATAACATTGAAAGAGCCTGTGGAGTTTGGGAATATAGACAATGACCCAGTTAAGACGGTGATTTGTTTAGGAGCAGTAGATAACTCTACACATTTAAAAGCGCTGTCGGATTTGATGAATTTATTAAACGATGATATAAAACTTGATAGTATAAGAAAATCAAAAGAAATGCGTAATATTTTAGATACAATTCAAATAATAGGTGAGCAAAAGGCTGTATGA
- a CDS encoding CoA transferase subunit A, translated as MNSDINKKVMTAQEAVNRFIKPGTHIAFGGFTILRRPMAIAREIVRQGIGDLFVTMNGGTLVEEMLAGAGLIKWLETTYLGLEGGMPVAYAMRQGIEMGNIELVEDYSNWSFAQRTLAGKYGLPFMPCMGDLGSDILNYDTFGKAGLRGRNEKGEFIHPGIPPKKYEVIDDPFEGFGFRPRRFNAGEDTCGNRTNAYRDGKIKSDKYTGKEGVKILLVPPLLPEVCVIHAQRVAIDGTVRIEGLIGPDIDQSLCGRVLIVECERICSPEELRAVPEHNQIASHFVHAIVEQPFGAYPSAVPNYYDYDYAWFKQYAKEINHQPVEKVREFWQEHVGNTTDDWEYLYNRVGMEKLFSLRTKPEYHYNPEIDRFK; from the coding sequence TTGAATAGTGATATAAATAAAAAAGTTATGACTGCGCAAGAAGCTGTCAATCGTTTCATAAAACCCGGGACCCACATAGCCTTTGGAGGGTTTACCATACTCCGCCGACCCATGGCCATTGCCCGGGAAATAGTCAGACAGGGCATAGGGGACCTTTTTGTGACCATGAACGGTGGCACCCTGGTGGAGGAGATGCTAGCCGGGGCAGGTCTCATCAAATGGCTGGAAACTACATACCTGGGCCTGGAGGGCGGTATGCCCGTGGCTTATGCCATGAGGCAAGGGATTGAGATGGGGAACATAGAATTGGTGGAAGACTATAGCAACTGGAGCTTTGCCCAGAGGACCCTGGCGGGGAAATATGGCCTGCCTTTTATGCCATGCATGGGCGATTTGGGTAGCGATATATTGAATTACGACACTTTTGGAAAAGCAGGTCTCAGGGGCAGGAACGAAAAGGGAGAATTCATACACCCGGGCATCCCGCCGAAAAAGTATGAGGTGATAGACGATCCCTTTGAAGGTTTCGGCTTTCGGCCCAGGAGGTTTAATGCCGGGGAAGATACCTGCGGCAACAGGACCAACGCTTACAGGGACGGCAAAATAAAATCCGACAAATATACCGGCAAAGAAGGAGTTAAAATTCTGCTGGTACCGCCGCTGCTGCCGGAGGTGTGTGTGATCCATGCTCAGCGGGTGGCCATAGACGGCACCGTCAGGATTGAAGGCCTCATCGGGCCCGATATCGACCAGTCTTTATGCGGAAGGGTTCTCATAGTGGAATGTGAAAGAATATGCTCACCGGAAGAACTCCGGGCAGTGCCGGAACACAACCAGATTGCATCACACTTTGTGCATGCTATAGTAGAGCAGCCCTTCGGAGCATATCCCAGCGCCGTTCCAAATTATTACGATTATGATTATGCCTGGTTCAAGCAATATGCAAAAGAGATAAACCACCAGCCTGTGGAAAAGGTACGGGAGTTCTGGCAGGAGCATGTAGGAAATACCACCGATGACTGGGAATATTTGTATAATAGAGTCGGTATGGAAAAGCTCTTTTCCCTCAGAACAAAGCCGGAGTACCATTATAATCCTGAGATAGATAGGTTCAAGTAA
- a CDS encoding PTS sugar transporter subunit IIB produces the protein MKFVTVCGCGLGTCLLLKMTAENALKQLGVKAEVIHSDLGSATSIDCDMFIITTDMENQFKAANKKYVTIKNVADINEMKQKLEPHVK, from the coding sequence ATGAAATTTGTAACGGTATGTGGATGTGGCCTGGGTACCTGTTTACTGTTAAAAATGACTGCTGAAAATGCACTTAAACAATTAGGTGTTAAAGCAGAAGTGATTCATAGTGATCTTGGTAGCGCTACATCGATTGATTGTGATATGTTTATCATCACGACGGACATGGAAAATCAATTTAAAGCCGCAAATAAAAAATATGTAACCATAAAAAATGTTGCAGATATAAATGAGATGAAGCAAAAATTAGAACCACACGTAAAATAA
- a CDS encoding glycyl radical protein — MDNRILSERIKRLKDEVVSIKPKICIERARLITESYKETESLPMVMRRAKALEKILLNMSIYISEGELIVGNQASKPRSAPIFPEYSWDWIVEEIDSFDKRPSDRFEISEDDKKELLRILEYWKGKTVKDRVLATQTEDVLEDRKIGVLGWEGNVTAGQGHIVVDYEMALNKGFKGIIEDSREKLKSLNLSDPEDLRKKPFYEAVIIAFNAGIQFGKRYANLAQKLACEETNPIRKKELEAISEICNWVPENPPRNFKEAIQIIWFVQLILQIESNGHSISLGRFDQYMYPYYKKDIEKGILTKEEALELIECFYIKLFSVNKIRPWSHTRFVSGYPTYQNLIVGGQTKDGRDATNELSYLCLDALADIRLSEPNFYVRYHENMPKDFLKKCIEVIKIGFGMPALVNDKVIIPSLMNRGVTLEDAMNYSTMGCLEVQVPGKWGYRANGKSKFNLLKILELALNNGVDPRTGIQLCPGEGNLTDFKSFDDVMKAWEKQLKFFMELQVTADNINDLAMEELAPDVFCSALVQDCLGRGKTLMEGGAVYDMMSGCQVGVANVGNSLSAIKELVFDKKVISLEDLDKALKNNFEGIEGKRIQELLINRAAKYGNDDDSVDLITKEAFDIYVNGIENYKNTRYGRGPIGGIFIPATVTISANVPSGAVVGATPDGRKAGEPVNDGVSPVHGTEKHGPTAVIKSVTKLSTLLMTGGQLLNMRFNKTMLNSEETIEKFMALIRTFFDRYGWHVQFNMISSEVLKEARRNPEKYKDLVIRVAGYSAVFVSLDPTVQEDIINRMEYQL, encoded by the coding sequence ATGGATAATAGAATTTTATCTGAGAGAATAAAGAGATTAAAAGATGAAGTCGTGTCAATAAAACCAAAAATATGTATTGAACGTGCAAGATTAATAACTGAATCTTATAAAGAGACCGAGTCGTTACCAATGGTTATGAGAAGAGCCAAAGCACTAGAGAAAATTCTTTTGAACATGTCAATATATATATCCGAAGGGGAGTTGATAGTAGGTAACCAAGCAAGCAAACCCAGGTCGGCTCCCATTTTCCCCGAATATTCATGGGATTGGATAGTAGAAGAAATCGATAGTTTTGATAAACGTCCTAGCGATAGGTTTGAAATTTCAGAGGATGACAAAAAAGAATTATTACGTATTTTGGAGTATTGGAAAGGGAAAACAGTCAAAGATAGGGTTCTTGCTACACAGACTGAAGATGTTCTAGAAGATAGAAAAATCGGAGTCTTAGGTTGGGAAGGTAATGTAACAGCCGGACAAGGACATATAGTAGTAGACTATGAAATGGCACTTAACAAAGGGTTTAAAGGTATTATTGAAGATAGTCGGGAGAAATTGAAATCACTAAATCTATCAGACCCTGAAGATTTAAGAAAAAAACCTTTTTATGAAGCTGTAATTATTGCATTTAACGCAGGTATACAGTTTGGAAAAAGGTATGCAAATCTAGCCCAAAAATTAGCGTGTGAAGAAACTAACCCAATAAGGAAAAAAGAATTAGAGGCGATTTCTGAAATATGTAATTGGGTTCCCGAGAATCCTCCCAGGAATTTTAAAGAAGCTATTCAAATTATATGGTTTGTTCAATTAATACTACAAATAGAAAGCAACGGGCACTCCATTTCTCTTGGGAGATTCGACCAGTACATGTATCCATATTATAAAAAAGATATAGAAAAAGGTATTTTGACAAAAGAAGAGGCACTGGAGCTTATTGAATGTTTTTATATAAAACTTTTTTCTGTAAATAAGATTAGGCCCTGGTCTCATACCCGATTTGTATCAGGTTATCCCACTTACCAAAACTTGATAGTCGGCGGTCAGACAAAAGACGGCAGAGATGCTACAAATGAACTTTCTTATCTTTGCTTGGATGCGTTGGCAGATATAAGATTATCAGAACCCAATTTCTATGTAAGATACCATGAAAACATGCCAAAAGACTTTTTAAAAAAATGTATAGAGGTTATTAAAATAGGTTTTGGTATGCCAGCTCTAGTTAATGATAAAGTAATAATTCCTTCTTTAATGAACCGGGGAGTAACATTAGAGGATGCCATGAATTATTCCACAATGGGTTGCCTCGAAGTACAGGTTCCGGGTAAATGGGGGTATAGAGCTAATGGGAAGAGTAAATTTAACCTATTGAAAATATTGGAACTTGCTTTAAATAATGGTGTAGACCCCAGGACGGGGATTCAACTATGCCCAGGTGAGGGAAATCTAACAGACTTTAAATCATTTGATGATGTCATGAAGGCGTGGGAAAAACAACTAAAGTTTTTTATGGAGTTGCAGGTGACTGCAGATAACATTAACGACCTGGCCATGGAAGAACTTGCCCCGGATGTCTTTTGTTCGGCACTCGTTCAAGATTGTTTGGGTAGAGGTAAGACCCTGATGGAAGGTGGAGCGGTTTATGACATGATGAGCGGATGTCAAGTAGGCGTAGCAAATGTGGGCAACTCTCTATCCGCTATCAAAGAATTAGTTTTCGATAAGAAAGTTATTTCGCTGGAAGATCTGGATAAAGCTTTAAAGAACAATTTTGAAGGAATCGAAGGTAAAAGAATACAGGAATTGCTTATAAACCGGGCGGCCAAATATGGCAACGATGATGACAGTGTAGATTTAATTACTAAAGAGGCTTTTGACATTTATGTAAATGGTATTGAAAACTATAAAAATACTCGTTATGGCAGGGGACCAATAGGAGGAATCTTCATTCCGGCTACAGTAACAATTTCCGCCAATGTTCCTTCAGGCGCAGTAGTAGGCGCAACTCCTGACGGAAGAAAAGCGGGAGAACCTGTTAATGACGGAGTTTCACCTGTTCATGGAACAGAAAAACATGGTCCCACCGCAGTAATAAAGTCTGTGACAAAGCTATCTACATTGCTAATGACCGGTGGCCAGCTTTTAAATATGAGATTTAACAAGACCATGTTAAACAGCGAAGAAACTATAGAAAAGTTTATGGCTTTGATTAGAACATTTTTTGATCGTTATGGGTGGCATGTTCAGTTTAACATGATATCTTCTGAAGTTCTTAAAGAAGCAAGAAGGAATCCTGAGAAGTATAAAGATCTAGTAATTAGAGTTGCAGGTTATAGTGCTGTTTTTGTGTCATTGGATCCTACAGTGCAAGAAGATATTATTAACAGGATGGAATATCAGTTGTAG
- a CDS encoding CoA-transferase subunit beta: MLNIDVDEYRAYLEKTGLEEDKYTNMELLAVATAREMPDGSFAFVGTGLPLMAAMLAQHMHAPDMTIILEAGTVGPKIEHIPLSVADPRAAYQASTLSTLADAFGTIANRGYCTLGVLGAAECDKYGNLNSTSIGGYWPAGVSETGKGPEVRLTGSGGANSIASVADKIIAMMVHEKRRMPEKVEYLTTPSGMRGPRGETRYDYGLYRGGDLVVITDLCKMKPDPETGILYMTEIYPDIDPEYVKENTGWELDVSRAKVLEPPTSEELMILRMKVDPDRIYLGRKSRRKD, translated from the coding sequence ATGCTAAATATAGATGTAGACGAGTACAGAGCTTACCTTGAAAAAACCGGCCTTGAAGAAGATAAATACACCAACATGGAGCTTCTGGCGGTGGCCACGGCCCGGGAGATGCCCGATGGGTCCTTTGCCTTTGTAGGGACCGGCCTGCCGCTGATGGCGGCCATGCTGGCGCAGCACATGCATGCGCCTGACATGACCATCATCCTTGAAGCCGGCACCGTGGGGCCGAAGATAGAACACATTCCCCTCTCGGTGGCGGACCCCCGAGCCGCCTACCAGGCTTCGACCCTTTCCACCCTGGCCGATGCCTTCGGCACCATAGCCAACCGCGGTTACTGCACCCTTGGGGTGCTGGGGGCTGCCGAGTGCGACAAGTACGGCAATTTAAATTCTACTTCCATAGGGGGATACTGGCCCGCAGGGGTCTCCGAGACAGGGAAGGGCCCCGAAGTGAGGCTCACCGGCAGCGGTGGAGCCAACAGCATAGCATCGGTGGCAGACAAAATCATAGCCATGATGGTGCACGAAAAGCGCCGTATGCCGGAAAAGGTGGAATATCTCACCACTCCCTCAGGCATGAGGGGTCCCAGAGGAGAGACACGGTACGATTACGGCCTTTATCGGGGCGGGGACCTGGTGGTCATAACTGACCTTTGCAAGATGAAGCCGGATCCTGAAACGGGGATTCTATACATGACCGAGATTTACCCCGACATAGACCCGGAATATGTAAAAGAGAACACCGGTTGGGAGCTGGATGTTTCTAGAGCAAAGGTCTTAGAGCCGCCTACCTCGGAAGAGCTAATGATACTTCGTATGAAGGTGGACCCTGATAGGATATATCTTGGGAGAAAGTCCAGGAGGAAGGATTAA